In Panicum virgatum strain AP13 chromosome 4N, P.virgatum_v5, whole genome shotgun sequence, a single window of DNA contains:
- the LOC120668868 gene encoding beta-1,3-galactosyltransferase 6-like yields the protein MSTYLKKPLPSYTISLIVLLPLTLLCLTFLLPLSAYLNNPLAAAAAASGCGVGGTAVGVGSQRRPELSVLIGVHTMPGKHSRRHLIRMAYALQQTAALRAAARVDVRFALCARPMPPEHRAFVALEARAYGDVLILDCAESAEQGKTYTYFASLPAMLGSASGGGRPYDYVMKVDDDTFLRLDALVETLRAAPREDMYCGAGLPFQDRQFPPFMLGMGYLLSWDLVEWIASSDMVRKEAMGVEDLTTGKWLNMGNKGKNRVNLFPRMYDYKSAKADDFLENTIGVHQLKQDLRWAHTLEHFNLTRVGPSSKLYGF from the exons ATGTCGACGTACCTCAAGAAGCCGTTGCCGTCCTACACCATCTCCCTCAtcgtcctcctccctctcaCCCTCTTATGCCTCACCTTCCTCCTTCCGCTGTCCGCCTACCTCAACAAcccgctcgccgcggccgcggctgccAGCGgatgcggcgtaggcggcaccGCCGTCGGTGTTGGCAGCCAGCGCCGCCCGGAGCTGAGCGTCCTGATCGGCGTGCACACGATGCCCGGGAAGCACTCCCGTCGCCACCTCATCCGCATGGCGTACGCGCTGCAGCAGACGGCCGCGCtccgcgccgcggcgcgcgtcGACGTCCGGTTCGCGCTCTGCGCGCGCCCGATGCCGCCCGAGCACCGCGCGTTCGTGGCGCTCGAGGCCCGAGCCTACGGCGACGTGCTGATCCTCGACTGCGCCGAGAGCGCGGAGCAGGGGAAGACGTACACCTACTTTGCCAGCCTGCCGGCGATGCTCGGctccgccagcggcggcggccggccgtacGACTACGTGATGAAGGTGGACGACGACACGTTCCTCCGGCTGGACGCGCTGGTGGAGACGCTCCGCGCGGCGCCGAGGGAGGACATGTACTGCGGCGCGGGGCTCCCGTTCCAGGACCGGCAGTTCCCGCCGTTCATGCTCGGCATGGGCTACCTGCTCTCATGGGACCTCGTCGAGTGGATCGCCAGCTCCGACATGGTCAGAAAGGAGGCCATGG GGGTAGAAGATTTGACCACAGGGAAGTGGCTGAACATGGGCAACAAGGGCAAGAACAGGGTGAACCTTTTCCCCAGGATGTATGACTACAAGAGTGCCAAAGCTGACGACTTCTTGGAGAACACCATTGGTGTGCATCAGTTGAAGCAGGACTTGAGGTGGGCACACACGTTGGAGCACTTCAATCTCACTAGGGTGGGGCCCTCCAGCAAGCTGTACGGCTTCTAG